One Rhodoferax ferrireducens T118 DNA segment encodes these proteins:
- a CDS encoding CobW family GTP-binding protein: MSLIPATILTGFLGSGKTTLLKRVLEEAHGQKIAVIENEFGEENIDNEILVTESKEQIIQMNNGCICCTIREDLREALQLLAAKKRQGLLDFDRVVIETTGLADPGPVAQTFFMDDEIAESYLLDSILTLVDAKHAMTQLDERQEARRQVGFADQIFISKTDLVAADEVDALMHRLKHMNPRAPQKAVHFGEAALSEVFDLRGFNLNAKLDIDPDFLTEEAHDHEGHDHPEHAPGEHCDHPSHQHGGHHHHHEDDVKSFVFKSERAFDPAKLEDFLGAIVNIYGPRMLRYKGVLLMKGTDRKVIFQGVHQLMGSDLGPAWAAGEPRVSKMVFIGIDLPQDIFLQGMEQCLV; this comes from the coding sequence ATGAGTCTTATCCCTGCAACCATCCTGACGGGCTTTCTCGGCTCGGGTAAAACCACGCTGCTCAAACGCGTGCTGGAAGAGGCGCACGGCCAGAAAATCGCCGTCATTGAAAACGAGTTTGGCGAAGAAAACATCGACAACGAAATTCTGGTGACCGAGTCCAAGGAACAGATCATCCAGATGAACAACGGCTGCATCTGCTGCACCATTCGCGAAGATCTGCGCGAAGCACTGCAGTTGCTGGCCGCCAAGAAGCGCCAGGGGCTGCTCGATTTTGACCGCGTGGTGATCGAGACCACCGGCCTGGCCGACCCCGGTCCGGTGGCGCAAACCTTTTTCATGGACGACGAAATTGCCGAGAGCTACCTGCTCGACTCGATTTTGACGCTGGTCGATGCCAAGCATGCCATGACGCAGCTCGACGAGCGCCAGGAGGCGCGCCGCCAAGTGGGTTTTGCCGATCAGATTTTCATCAGCAAGACCGATCTGGTGGCCGCCGATGAGGTCGATGCCTTGATGCACCGCTTGAAGCACATGAACCCACGCGCACCGCAAAAGGCGGTGCATTTTGGCGAGGCGGCCTTAAGCGAGGTATTTGACCTGCGCGGCTTCAATCTCAACGCCAAGCTCGATATCGACCCGGATTTTCTGACGGAAGAAGCGCATGACCACGAGGGGCACGATCACCCTGAGCATGCCCCCGGCGAGCACTGTGACCATCCCTCGCACCAACACGGGGGTCATCACCACCACCATGAGGATGACGTCAAGAGTTTCGTCTTCAAATCCGAGCGCGCTTTTGACCCGGCCAAACTGGAAGACTTTCTGGGCGCCATCGTCAATATTTATGGCCCGCGCATGTTGCGTTACAAAGGGGTCCTGCTCATGAAGGGCACCGATCGAAAAGTGATTTTTCAGGGTGTGCACCAGTTGATGGGCAGTGACCTGGGGCCGGCCTGGGCCGCAGGGGAGCCGCGTGTCAGCAAAATGGTGTTCATCGGCATTGACTTGCCGCAAGACATTTTTCTGCAAGGCATGGAACAGTGCCTGGTTTGA